The stretch of DNA CTGTGGCTCCGCTACAAGGGGGAGGCGGTAGAGGAGGATGTCGTGCGGGAGAggcgccgccgcttgctccagaCAGTTAGCTGGTTCCTCTTCACCCTCCTCCTGGCCTTGTTCATTCCTGACATCGGCAAAGTCATCTCAGTCATTGGTGGCCTGGCCGCCTGCTTCATCTTCGTCTTTCCAGGTAAGTGGCTGGGTTTCATTTCCTTGGCTCAGTTTCTTTAGGCTTCAGACCTTAGCAAAGCTGTCtgcttggactacaattcccagaacctccaggccagcatggccagtggcaacCAGAGGTAACGAAATAGTTAAAGTGTTCATTGTGTTCAGAGCTGTATGGCTGTGGGCTCCCTTTCGTGGACGCCTGGCTTAATGGCTCCTTGCGTTGTCCCTCCCTTCTTTGCCAGGGCTCTGCCTCATCCACACCAAGCTCTCCGAAATCCAGGAAGCCCGACCAGCCAGGTGAGagcctccctttctcttttgccaCCCTTGCCCAGCCCTCTCCCTTCTCCATAGAATGTGGGGCCCAGACCCTCGGCAGAATACGTGCTTCTATTAACCAGCTTCTGTGTCATTCCTCTCCTTCTGCATCTGCAGCTGGTGGACGATGGTTTGCTATGGCGTGTTCATGGTTGTTCTTGGAGCGTTTATCTTTGGACAGACGACGGCCAATGCTGTCTTCATGGACCTCATGAAGTGATCCCTCTAACTCTGCCCTTCATAGGATTCGGTCTCTCTTCCGTCGACAAAAGGAATCCAGACTTGGCCCAGATCTTGGGAGTGTCTTGAATGTCAGCGGGAGGCGACCCTTCTTTCCATTGTCCGCAGTGGTTCTGTTCCAGTTTCCCTTCATTGGATTTTGGTTTCACAAATCTTGTTGCTCCAATTGCCCTTCTGATCAGGGGCATTCCCTGTGGGCAGGTGGGCAGCTTTTCCATGTGGACACAAACTGAATTcctgtttgccttttggaatatcACCAACGGACAGGAAAAACGGGACTCTGTTGTCTTGTGTACACTTGTGTTGATAGGACGCAAGCCGTCCACACCGCAACTTGTGCTCTCTATTTACGTGGCTTGTTTTTATATCCTTACCAAAACTCATGTGTTGATGGCCAGCATCATGGCTAAAGCGATGACAAAAGGGCCTCGTGTAAATCTGTTCCCTGGCCCCACATTTGGAACCACGCCCCTCACGCTGGGAGTGCATTCGCACTCGGGTCCCAGTAGTTCTGCAGAGAAGCACCACCTGCGTTCCTTGCGCACCTTCCATGTTTACAAGTAGAAGCACGAGGGTTAGCGTGCTCACAGCAGGAAGCGCGGAGGCAGGGGGCATGTGGTCTTGGTTTTGGGGGGAACACAGGGCTCCCTACTCCAAGCCTGGGACGTTGCTCACTC from Sceloporus undulatus isolate JIND9_A2432 ecotype Alabama unplaced genomic scaffold, SceUnd_v1.1 scaffold_2981, whole genome shotgun sequence encodes:
- the LOC121918012 gene encoding putative sodium-coupled neutral amino acid transporter 7 — protein: MSVFNAMPTICFGFQCHVSSVPVFNSMKRPELKPWGAVVTAAMVIALFVYIGTGVCGFLTFGSRVEQDVLMSYPSSDIPVAIARAFIILCVLTSYPILHFCGRAVLEGLWLRYKGEAVEEDVVRERRRRLLQTVSWFLFTLLLALFIPDIGKVISVIGGLAACFIFVFPGLCLIHTKLSEIQEARPASWWTMVCYGVFMVVLGAFIFGQTTANAVFMDLMK